A region from the Vulpes lagopus strain Blue_001 chromosome 5, ASM1834538v1, whole genome shotgun sequence genome encodes:
- the LOC121491334 gene encoding LOW QUALITY PROTEIN: proteolipid protein 2-like (The sequence of the model RefSeq protein was modified relative to this genomic sequence to represent the inferred CDS: inserted 1 base in 1 codon), with protein sequence MADSERLSXPGCWAACTNFLRTRKGILLFAEIILCLVILICFSASTPGYSSLSVVEMILAAIFFVIYMCDLHTKIQIINWPWSDFFRTLIAAILYLITSIVVLVEGGNHSKIIAGVLGLIATSLFGYDAYITFPLRQQRHTAAPTDPADGPV encoded by the exons ATGGCGGATTCTGAGCGACTCT GCCCCGGCTGCTGGGCCGCCTGCACCAACTTTTTGCGCACCCGAAAGGGAATTCTCCTGTTTGCCGAGATTATACTGTGCCTGGTGATTCTGATCTGCTTCAGTGCCTCCACACCAGGATACTCCTCCCTGTCAGTGGTGGAGATGATCCTTGCTGCTATCTTCTTTGTCATCTACATGTGTGACCTGCACACCAAGATACAGATCATCAACTGGCCTTGGAGTGATTTCTTCCGAACCCTCATAGCAGCCATCCTCTACCTGATCACCTCCATCGTTGTCCTTGTTGAAGGAGGAAACCACTCCAAAATCATCGCGGGGGTACTGGGCCTAATCGCTACAAGCCTCTTTGGCTATGATGCTTATATTACCTTCCCCTTGCGGCAGCAAAGACATACAGCAGCCCCTACTGATCCTGCAGATGGCCCGGTGTAG